A stretch of Coccidioides posadasii str. Silveira chromosome 2, complete sequence DNA encodes these proteins:
- the RPN11 gene encoding multicatalytic endopeptidase (BUSCO:300016at4751~EggNog:ENOG410PHCZ~COG:O~MEROPS:MER0022005~BUSCO:9907at33183), which produces MERLSRMLQAAQGMGMNAAPSGDTPNLIDNSETVHISSLALLKMLRHGRAGVPMEVMGLMLGDFVDEYTVRVVDVFAMPQSGTGVSVEAVDPVFQTNMMDMLRQTGRPETVVGWYHSHPGFGCWLSSVDINTQQSFEQLTPRAVAVVIDPIQSVKGKVVIDAFRLIAPQTLVMGQEPRQTTSNLGHLNKPSIQALIHGLNRHYYSIAINYRKTGLEENMLMNLHKHVWTDALQMKNFREDGVQNVERLQKLVGLAEGYEKRVKEETELTKDQLKTRYVGKVDPKKHIQDVGQQLIEDNIVAISRQMIDKEASLAREANKAEQQVDKMETDEEL; this is translated from the exons ATGGAGCGCCTGAGTCGAATGCTCCAAGCTGCCCAGGGGATGGGTATGAATGCTGCTCCCAGTGGG GATACCCCGAACCTCATAGACAATTCAGAGACTGTCCACATTTCTTCGCTCGCCCTCTTAAAGATGCTGCGGCATGGTCGTGCCGGTGTGCCAATGGAGGTCATGGGCTTGATGCTCGGAGACTTCGTGGACGAATATACTGTTAGAGTCGTCGATGTATTTGCTATGCCGCAGAGTGGTACCGGTGTCAGCGTTGAGGCAGTCGACCCCGTATTTCAGACAAACATGATGGACATGCTCCGACAAACAGGAAG ACCAGAGACAGTGGTTGGATGGTATCACTCCCATCCTGGTTTTGGATGCTGGCTCTCCTCGGTCGATATCAACACGCAACAGTCCTTCGAACAACTTACTCCGCGTGCCGTCGCTGTCGTCATTGACCCGATTCAGTCTGTTAAAGGAAAAGTTGTCATCGATGCATTCCGGTTGATCGCGCCACAAACTCTTGTAATGGGCCAAGAGCCTCGTCAAACCACTTCCAATTTGGGCCACCTCAACAAGCCGTCGATCCAAGCTCTCATCCACGGTCTGAACCGACATTACTATAGCATCGCTATCAATTATCGAAAGACTGGGTTAGAGGAAAATATGTTGATGAATCTACACAAGCATGTTTGGACGGACGCCCTGCAGATGAAGAATTTCCGTGAAGATGGAGTGCAGAATGTCGAGAGACTACAGAAACTTGTTGGCCTTGCAGAAGGATACGAGAAGCGAGTGAAAGAGGAGACCGAGCTCACAAAGGATCAGCTTAAGACGAGATATGTCGGAAAAGTGGACCCGAAGAAGC ACATTCAAGACGTCGGTCAACAGCTCATCGAAGACAACATTGTGGCTATATCGCGGCAAATGATTGATAAAGAAGCCTCTCTAGCTCGGGAAGCAAATAAGGCAGAGCAGCAGGTTGACAAGATGGAAACTGATGAAGAGCTATGA
- the RPD3 gene encoding histone deacetylase (EggNog:ENOG410PHUX~COG:B~BUSCO:4679at33183), translating to MAGLGPIDLSMTNGAAEKKRVAYFYDSDVGNYAYVAGHPMKPHRIRMTHSLVMNYSLYKKMEIYRAKPATRLEMTQFHTDEYIDFLSKVTPDNMESFQKEQQRYNVGDDCPVFDGLFEFCGISAGGSMEGAARLNRGKCDIAVNWAGGLHHAKKSEASGFCYVNDIVLGILELLRFKQRVLYVDIDVHHGDGVEEAFYTTDRVMTVSFHKYGEYFPGTGELRDIGVGAGRYYAVNVPLRDGINDISYKGIFEPVIKNVMEWYRPEAVVLQCGGDSLSGDRLGCFNLSMRGHANCVKYVKSFGLPTMILGGGGYTMRNVARTWAFETGLLVGEQLPTELPYNDYYEYFSPDYELDVRPSNMDNNNSREYIDRIRKQVIENLKRSAHAPSVQMTDVPRDALVDGMDDEADAILDDLDEDENKDTRFTKRRFDQYIEKEGELSESEDEEMAAENGVRRQPNGTKRRNQVNYRNLEPESGMNSGIATPRDASSVADEEVSDTKMDDVGDIDIPDKRSPTPTAEPSTRPESRIETEEPSVPEQQTAPTTENEDKIPVASPPVSPQGSAQPNGDEDTNMEDAIVEPEPSEPPTAPSEPLVATPPKSPQPEASAQSATSPHPAEPEEGPANAE from the exons ATGGCTGGTCTCGGTCCCATTGATCTTTCTATGACGAATGGAGCTGCTGAGAAGAAACGAGTTGCTTATTTCTACGATTCCGACGTGGGCAACTATGCTTACGTTGCTGGGCATCCGATGAAGCCTCATCGGATTCGAATGACCCATAGCTTGGTCATGAATTATAGCTTGTACAAGAAGATGGAAATCTAC CGCGCCAAACCGGCCACCAGGCTAGAAATGACACAGTTTCACACTGATGAATATATTGATTTTTTGTCCAAAGTAACCCCCGACAACATGGAAAGCTTTCAGAAAGAGCAGCAGCGATACAACGTGGGTGATGATTGCCCCGTATTCGACGGACTCTTCGAATTTTGCGGCATCAGCGCCGGCGGCTCCATGGAGGGCGCGGCGCGCCTTAACCGGGGCAAATGCGACATCGCCGTGAACTGGGCCGGTGGTCTTCACCACGCAAAGAAGAGCGAAGCCAGTGGCTTTTGCTACGTTAACG ACATCGTTCTCGGAATCCTCGAGCTGCTTCGTTTCAAACAGCGCGTTCTCTATGTCGATATTGATGTACACCACGGTGACGGTGTCGAAGAGGCCTTCTACACGACCGATCGCGTTATGACCGTCTCATTTCACAAGTACGGTGAGTACTTCCCCGGCACGGGCGAACTCCGCGATATTGGTGTCGGTGCCGGGAGGTATTATGCAGTGAACGTTCCGCTGCGCGATGGTATAAACGACATCTCATACAAAGGAATTTTCGAACCCGTGATCAAGAACGTAATGGAGTGGTATCGACCTGAGGCCGTCGTCCTCCAGTGTGGCGGTGATAGTTTATCGGGTGACCGTCTTGGTTGCTTTAACCTCAGTATGAGAGGCCATGCCAACTGCGTGAAATACGTCAAGAGCTTTGGACTCCCGACCATGATCTTGGGTGGCGGCGGGTACACCATGAGAAACGTTGCCCGTACGTGGGCATTTGAAACGGGTCTGCTTGTCGGGGAGCAGCTGCCCACCGAATTGCCCTACAATGATTACTATGAA TATTTTTCGCCCGATTACGAACTGGATGTTCGGCCATCCAATATGGATAATAATAACTCTAGAGAATATATCGATAGAATCCGGAAGCAGGTCATTGAGAACCTGAAGCGTTCCGCCCACGCGCCTTCCGTGCAGATGACGGATGTTCCCCGTGACGCTTTGGTCGATGGCATGGATGACGAGGCCGACGCTATCCTTGACGATCTGGATGAGGACGAAAACAAGGATACGCGATTCACAAAGAGACGATTCGATCAATATATTGAAAAAGAAGGTGAACTAAGCGAGAGTGAAGATGAGGAGATGGCAGCTGAGAATGGTGTCCGCCGCCAACCCAATGGCACAAAGCGGCGCAATCAAGTCAATTACCGAAACTTAGAACCTGAATCTGGAATGAACAGTGGTATTGCCACTCCTCGCGATGCGTCTTCCGTCGCTGATGAGGAGGTTTCTGATACGAAGATGGACGATGTTGGAGATATTGATATCCCGGATAAGCGCTCACCTACCCCCACTGCGGAACCTTCAACTCGACCTGAATCAAGGATAGAGACGGAGGAGCCCTCCGTTCCAGAGCAACAAACAGCCCCCACGACTGAAAATGAAGACAAAATACCGGTAGCATCTCCTCCAGTGTCGCCACAGGGGTCGGCACAACCGAATGGTGACGAGGATACCAATATGGAGGACGCAATCGTCGAGCCAGAGCCATCCGAGCCGCCAACGGCCCCCAGCGAACCTTTGGTCGCTACTCCCCCCAAATCACCTCAACCTGAAGCTTCGGCCCAATCAGCCACATCTCCTCACCCCGCAGAACCTGAGGAGGGTCCTGCGAATGCTGAGTGA